One genomic window of Arachis hypogaea cultivar Tifrunner chromosome 8, arahy.Tifrunner.gnm2.J5K5, whole genome shotgun sequence includes the following:
- the LOC112706198 gene encoding O-fucosyltransferase 7, which yields MCYCSDGRSNEHRKAANSAQPPLTVIQLPRRVADPFAILRRLLIATVSFLAVTTLLFVHVQVPSSSSSSSSSHSHRNYFTDKFPAFHDPQRWTREQAPPYLSKATFAASKLNDSRWDSDYEKLWKPPPNHGFLPCTKPTPNYTTYPESRGYLLVHTNGGLNQMRTGICDMVVVARIINATLVIPELDKKSFWQDNSNFSDIFDEEWFINSLANDVKIIKKLPKNLVHATKMVIQFKSWSTMDYYENEIASMWDFYKVIRASKTDSRLANNKLPSDIQKLRCRTCFEALRFSPRIEQMGKILVERMRSFGPYIALHLRYEKDMLAFSGCTHDLSTAEAEELRIIRERTAYWKRKHVDPIEERSKGLCPLTPKEVGIFLTALGYPSSTPIYIAAGEIYGGESHMAELRSRYPLLMSKEKLASIEELEPFSIHASQMAALDYIVSVESDVFVHSYPGNMARAVEGHRRFLSRGRSISPDRKALVHLFDKLANGKMTEGINLSNKIIDLHQKRQGLLRKRKGPISGTKGLDRFRSEEAFYSNPLPDCICQTPTPTANASHVVR from the exons ATGTGTTATTGTAGCGATGGTCGTTCAAATGAACACAGAAAAGCCGCAAACTCTGCACAACCGCCACTAACGGTGATACAACTGCCGAGGCGCGTGGCGGATCCATTTGCCATCCTGAGGAGGTTACTGATTGCCACCGTATCCTTCTTAGCGGTTACCACTCTCTTATTCGTCCATGTTCAagttccatcttcttcttcttcttcgtcttcctcTCACTCTCATCGTAACTACTTCACTGACAAGTTTCCCGCG TTTCATGATCCGCAAAGATGGACGAGAGAGCAAGCGCCGCCGTATTTATCCAAGGCTACATTTGCTGCTTCCAAG ttgAATGATTCAAGATGGGATTCAGATTATGAGAAACTGTGGAAGCCTCCACCAAATCATGGCTTTCTGCCCTGCACTAAGCCTACTCCTAATTATACAA CTTATCCCGAATCGCGAGGTTACCTTTTAGTTCATACAAATGGAGGTCTCAACCAAATGCGTACCGGG ATATGTGATATGGTAGTTGTAGCTCGCATTATAAACGCCACTCTTGTAATTCCGGAACTTGACAAGAAATCATTTTGGCAGGACAATAG CAATTTCTCTGATATCTTTGATGAAGAGTGGTTCATTAATTCTTTAGCTAATGATGTAAAAATCATTAAGAAGCTACCTAAAAATCTAGTTCATGCCACCAAAATGGTGATCCAATTCAAAAGCTGGTCTACAATGGATTACTATGAGAATGAGATTGCTTCCATGTGGGATTTTTACAAA GTTATTCGAGCTTCCAAAACTGATTCTCGGTTGGCAAATAACAAACTACCTTCGGATATTCAGAAGCTTCGCTGCCGAACTTGTTTTGAAGCTCTTCGTTTCTCTCCTCGAATTGAACAAATGGGGAAG ATTTTGGTGGAGAGAATGAGATCATTTGGTCCTTATATCGCGTTACATTTACGCTATGAGAAGGATATGCTTGCATTTAGTGGTTGCACACATGATTTATCTACCGCCGAAGCTGAAGAGTTAAGGATTATAAG AGAGCGCACTGCATATTGGAAGAGGAAGCACGTTGATCCCATTGAAGAGAGGTCAAAAGGACTTTGCCccttaactccaaaagaagttgGAATTTTTCTTACTGCTCTAGGATACCCTTCAAGTACTCCAATATACATTGCTGCTGGAGAAATATATGGGGGTGAGTCGCATATGGCTGAACTGCGATCGCGGTATCCATTGTTAATGAGCAAG GAAAAGCTTGCTTCCATTGAGGAGCTTGAACCCTTTTCCATCCATGCATCTCAAATGGCTGCTCTTGACTATATTGTATCGGTCGAAAGTGATGTTTTTGTACACTCTTACCCCGGAAACATGGCCAGGGCTGTCGAAGGTCATCGTCGTTTTCTCAGCCGTGGAAGGTCAATTTCTCCGGATAG GAAAGCCCTTGTTCATCTCTTTGATAAACTAGCTAATGGAAAAATGACAGAGGGGATAAATCtatcaaataaaattattgatCTTCACCAAAAAAG